The genomic stretch TTCTCAACGTTTTATGAATCATTTTGATAAGATTCAAGTTTATCCATAGCTAATTAGTTCTCTCACATTCCCTGGAGTTCATAAGTGATTAGAAATcatataatctttttttttttgtaacatttAGAAATCATATAATAATATTATGCCTTAAACATATCTAATTAATGATTTATCAGTAGAAGTTTCTATATTGATCACATTAAACAGTTTAGAATCACAATTAGTGCCTTATATTAATTTGTATGATTACCATATTGACCAAATTCGTGTAAAATGTTATATATGTTAATGTAAATTATTGCACAACTTGTGTTATTATTTGTCATTCAGAATATATTAAGATTTAAGTCATGACAGTGGAAAATTGTTAATGTTAGGATCTTGGCGGATCTTTAGGAAGAGATGCAGCTACAGGAAGGGGAGTACTTTTTGCCACAGAGGCTCTACTTCAAGAATATGGAAAGAGCATCTCCGGCCAACGATTTGTTATACAGGTCCATATTTTTTACATGATTGTTTTATTTGTAAAAATCCTTTAGCCATTATAACATCTATAAATTTCGCAGCATTCCTGATTTATTCAAAATGTGCAATCTTTGCATGATAAAGATCAGATGTGGAAACTTGGAAGGGTTCCTAAAATCATAACAAAGTCATACATTTGTGGGTGGCAGGAGACAAGTCAATTAATAAGAATGAAAACTACCCTTCATCAATATTTGTGTCTATTTAAATAGATTGTCTGGTGATGGTAAatcatttttcctttgaaaCCTCAGGGATTTGGAAATGTCGGTTCCTGGGCAGCCCAACTCATCAACGAAAATGGTGGGAAGATTGTTGCAGTAAGTGACATCACTGGAGCTATAAAGAATAGCAATGGTCTAGAAGTACCAAAATTACTTAAACATACCAAAGAAAATCGAGGAATTAGAGGTTTCAGTGGTGGTGACCCCATTGATCCAAAGTCAATATTAGTTGAGGACTGTGACGTTCTTATTCCTGCAGCCCTTGGCGGTGTCATCAACAGGTTTTTCTCAtttttgatctctctctctctaaagtaaCATTACTTCCCATGTCAACTAGAAAGTTGAGGGTCAAATATTTCTAGATAATTTCATATACTAGCTTTTCAGAGAGAAGATAATTCTCTATTATAATACACAACCAAAACTTATTAATtgacgattttttttcttttgatctgaTTGAAGGGAAAATGCAAATGAGATAAAAGCCAAATTCATTATTGAAGCTGCCAACCATCCAACTGACCCAGAGGCTGATGAGGTAAGAGCACTTTATAGATTTGGAGAGTTATAAACAATGATGTGTCAAGGCAAATAAAATGATCATAAACATGGGTCGATCTTCTTCACAGATCTTATCAAAAAAAGGTGTCATCATCCTTCCAGATATATATGCCAACTCAGGTGGAGTCACTGTGAGTTATTTCGAGTGGGTTCAGgtattttcttctttacttgAGGGATTTCTTCTCTCATGAATTGGCTTTTTTCAATCCTTTAGttcttaggatttttttttttatgaaattgaaTTTTCAATATCATTCCCACCATTAGAATCCATTACTAGAGtctcttatttatatataaCTCTACTCTTTTGTTTGACTAATAGAATATTCAAGGATTTATGTGGGATGAAGAGAAAGTGAACAATGAACTTAAGACTTATATGACAAAAGGTTTAAAAGATGTTAAAGAGATGTGCAAGACTTACAACTGTGATCTCCGTATGGGAGCCTTCACCTTAGGAGTCAATCGAGTTGCTCGAGCAACTGTCCTCAGAGGTTGGGAAGCTTGAGATGAAGTACTGCAAAGATCAAGAAAACTAAGTAGCATTGCAATGAGAAAATATTCCTCGACTCCTATGACTTACCAATAATTTCATGTATGTTAGTTTCATGTTAAGGCTTTAACTTTTTGTCAGTaacatctttttatttataagaCCAGAAGGCACCTAGATTCAAATGAGGAAAGATGCTGATAATTGCACTTTTATCATTCTGTTTGGCGCAATCAACACTACTTTCACATAAATTTTACCTGTACTATTCTACAATGCTTCTTTTTACAAGTTTCAACTTCCAACCTCCAGGctccctttgttttcttttcctagagaaaatgaaaattttggtttatatatcaatataatcatttgatgttttttctttaataaatataattttcaTGCTTTGTATAAGCTTCATTTGTTTCACATAAAATAGGAGGATTTTGTTTTTACCGTAAATATAATTTTCTATCGCTTGCTCCTAAAGTTGTAAAACTTTAAtgacaaaaaatttcaaaaagacCACACGTTTCACGAATTTTGCCTTACCAAATTTTTATGCTCAATTTGATCGTAAAATCCTTCCTTGTTACTTTTCCGATATCTAATAATTATACTTAcaactttacaaaaaaaaaaaagtacatttcAAATCACATTTACCTCTTACATTAGGGTGGCGGAGGAATCACTATCCATGCAAAATTTTcaaagttattttatttttcttttggtaaatttaCTTGTACAACATTCTACATGGAACAAATAGAAGCTATGAAATTCAACCACTTAGTTGATATGCCAACATTTCAATTTCCAAGTAAACCAAGAAAACCTTGGAGATTATACCTTGTGTTCCCTCCATCCCACAAGGATAATTATTTGATGCTTTTCACTATCCCAAATGTTTGTTCATTAAAACCTAAGATATAAAACTTTGTTGAATTTTCCATAAAGTTCAAATTTAATCATGCACGCATTTATTGTATTCACTTTGTTCCAATTATTTTCTTCCATTACTTAAATCAACTGATATGAGTAATGTTGGAAACAAAGTTTGAATTAGTGATTTATTAAAGCATTAATAGTATTCTTAAAGTGTGGCTTCTTTCCATACAAAACAAGGACGAGGAGGCTAAATTACTTTTCTTCTCTGAATCGTGATTTTCAATGACATTCAAGTGCTTTAACCGTTGGTTGCATCATGAAGGCAATTTAGGTCCACAATGAAAAAGTCAAGCTCAAGAATCTCAAATTTCCTTtttccacaaaaaaataaatttggtttGCGGTTTTTGAATCATTTATTTGAAATTCCAATGAATCTAGGCAAGGTGTGCTAGAAAAACAACCTAGACCCTACACTAACTGTCTAGGTAGAATCTTCGTCCTCCATTGCAAGACACACACTTGTAGCTAGCACTACCCAAAAGACAATGAGTGATTGGTAAAGCTATTTATTCACAAGGGAAAATCTAGTTGTAACTGAAGTTggtgaaaatattttcttatctCTAACTTAAAAATCATTTGAGAATAATTCAAGAAGCaatcaaaaggagaaaaatggCAACATCCAATACAATCATAACTTGCCAAATTTTGGCTTGCAACTAATATACatccttattctttttttttttttctttggtaatcATCCTTATTCTTTTTGAGAGCTTATGCAATGAACATATTTGAAGTT from Macadamia integrifolia cultivar HAES 741 chromosome 14, SCU_Mint_v3, whole genome shotgun sequence encodes the following:
- the LOC122061184 gene encoding glutamate dehydrogenase 1, with the translated sequence MNALAATNRNFKLAVRLLGLDSKLEKSLLIPFREIKVECTIPKDDGSLASFVGFRVQHDNARGPMKGGIRYHPEVDPDEVNALAQLMTWKTAVANIPYGGAKGGIGCDPGELSISELERLTRVFTQKIHDLVGVHTDVPAPDMGTNPQTMAWILDEYSKFHGYSPAVVTGKPVDLGGSLGRDAATGRGVLFATEALLQEYGKSISGQRFVIQGFGNVGSWAAQLINENGGKIVAVSDITGAIKNSNGLEVPKLLKHTKENRGIRGFSGGDPIDPKSILVEDCDVLIPAALGGVINRENANEIKAKFIIEAANHPTDPEADEILSKKGVIILPDIYANSGGVTVSYFEWVQNIQGFMWDEEKVNNELKTYMTKGLKDVKEMCKTYNCDLRMGAFTLGVNRVARATVLRGWEA